Genomic segment of Apium graveolens cultivar Ventura chromosome 7, ASM990537v1, whole genome shotgun sequence:
AGTGACCAGACCAACCAGCATACATTTACATTTCATGAGCATTTCACATTTATTTCGTAGTCATTTCATGTACTAGGAATTGGTATTTATTCTAGTTTATCTGTCATAGAGAGTATGCTATTTTGATGTAATAAACTCCAGCCTTATCTCCAAATTTGTATCCCAGAATATCCTTATCAGAATTTTCTTTCTTGTTGGATAATTTTTTAAGCTATTCTATTAGTCTTCATCTTATCAAGATCAGACTGTGTTATCGTTAATTACTATCTTATTTTTGAATACAACCACAATACTGGTATCAGAGCCAGCCGCTCCTTGGAACAATGGGTCCGAAACCAACTACAAGATCTGGTACTTCCGATGATGAAGGTGGAGAGCATGGTCACCCAGATTTCAGCAGTATGGAGGTAAGCCTTCGTACCTTGCTTGAAACACAGAACCAATGTTTAATTGCTGCTTGCACCAATAATGTTGTTAATATTGAGCAGAATGCTAAGTCTATTTCAGAATTAAATGATCTTATTTTGGGTTTATCCGTACAAGTTGCTAAACTAGTAAACCCCGAGTCTTCTGATTCTGGTAGTAAGGACCATAGTCATGAGCGAGGGGGAGGTAATCATTCTAATGATGCACACAGCCGTTTTGCATCCTATGCGGCTAGAATGACTAAGGTTGATTTTCCAAAGTTCGATGAGACGGACTTAAGGTCTTGGCTGTTTAAATGCAACCAATTTTTTTAGCTTGATGAGACATCTGACCCTCAGAAGGTTAGACTGGCAGCCATTCATCTTGAAGGCAAAGCCTTATTATGGCACCAGACGTATATGCAGCGTCAAAATCAGGTTTTACCCACCTGGACACAGTATATGGCAAACATCACTGTAAGGTTTAGGGATCTGTATGATGACCCCATGGAAGATTTGAAAGCATTAAAACAGAGTGGCTCCGTCCAGGAGTACCACGATGAGTTTGACGCCCTAACCAGTCGTTTGAACTTATCGGAAGAATACTTATTAAGCTGTTACTTGGGAGGGTTGGAAGATGATGTTCAACTTGTAGTCAGGATGTTTCACCTAAAACCATACAACAAGCCTTGTGCTTAGCAAAGCTACAAGAAGCCTCTAGTATAGCTAAACACACCAAACAAAACCCTAAAGGTCCTCTCTTACCCACCCCTAGTAAAACAACCCTTACACAATCTTACACCAAACACAACCATACAATTACTCCAAAACCCCATTCATCAAACCTCAAATAACCCCCCCACCCAAACCCAATTATAAACGTACCTTAACCCCTGCTGAACTTGCTGATAAGCGAGCTAAAAATTAATGTTTCTGGTGTGATGAGAAGTATGTTCCGTGGCACAACTATAAGGGCAAGAAACCACAGTTTTTTCATATTGAAATGACTGACGAAGATGCAGAAGGGGTCATAGAGGAAGAGTAGGATGTGTAAGAAATGGAGGAAGAAGTCATGGGTACAAAAATCTCTCTTGAAGCTATTGAAGGAGTGTCTACATTCCAAACAATGCGAGTAACGGGTCACGTGGGAAAGAAGGAGCTGCACATACTGCTGGATAATGGACGTACACACAATTTTATTGACGTAAACAAGGCCTTGAAGCTGCAATGCAAGGTCGATACTATTACGCCAATGGGGGTTCTTGTTACTGATGGGGCCAGCTGATATGTGATAAAATAATCCGAGGATTTACATGGAAAATGCAGGGCCACTCTTTCGATGCAGATGTTCTGCTCTTACCATTAATAGGTAGTGATATGGTGCTAGGAGTTCAATGGTTTTCCAACCTTGGGCCAGTTTTATGGGACTTTTCCAAGCTGATAATGCAGTTTAAACACAATGGTCAAAAGGTGAGTCTAAGAGGTATGGGGACTAAGAAGCTTAAAAGCAACACATAATCCAAAATGGACAAACTGTTACATGCGACTGGAGAAATTTCTATGCTGTAAATTTTTCCTGTAGATGTAGACCACACCCCTCATATTACACCAACTTTGCACACTTGTGAAGCCACCCATGACAGTGACATATCAGCAGTTCTACAACAGTATACTGAAGTTTTCACGGATATCCAGGACCTCCCTCCCAAATGACCACAATTTGACCACCAGATTCCCCTCAAAGAAGGGACATATGCCATTAATATTAGGCCGTACAGATACTCAACTGTGTAGAAAGATGTTATTGAAGAATTGATCCAAGAAATGCTAAAACAAGGGGTGATCCAGCCTAGCAACAGTCCGTTTGCTGCACCTGTCGTGTTAGTTAAAAAGAAAGTCGGGTCTTGGATAATGTGTATAGACTATAGGTCTCTCAACAAAGCTACTGTGAAGGATAAGTTTCCCATTCCAATTATTGACCTCAAGTCTGGATACCGCCACATTAGGGTATGTTCTCAGGACATTCATAAAACAACATTCAAAACTCATGTCGGACATTATGAATACCTGGTGATGCCATTTGACCTCACAAATGCACCATCAACGTTCCAATCCCTTATGAACAATGTTTTCCAACCCATGCTTCGCAAAAGGTTCCTTGTCTTTTTTGACGACATCTTGATATACAGCTCGTCTTGGTAGGAGCATCTCAGCCACCTTCAAATGGTTCTGCAAATAATGCAGCAGAATCACCTCCATGCAAACTTGAAGAAATGCTCATTTGGAGTAACGAAGGTACATTACCTGGGTCATGTAATATCAGATAAGGGAGTGCATACGGAGACAGAAAAGATTGCAGCGATCCAACAATGGCCAACCCCTATAATATTGAAACAGCTACGTGGGTTCCTCGGCTTAACGGGGTATTATCGTCGGTTTATTAAAGATTATGGCCGAATGTGTCGTCCCCTGCACGACTTGCTCAAGAAATATGCTTTCACTTGGAATAGTAAAGCTCAGGCTGCGTTTGAAATGCTTAAGGCCACTATTTCAGCAAGACCTTTGCAGTAGAAACAGACGTATCAGCTCAAGGTATGGGAGTAGTTCTTCTTCAGGAAGGCCACCCAATAGCTTATTTAAGCAAGCACTTCTCTGTAAAAAATGCCCTTTTATCGGCTTATGAGCGAGAGCTCCTAGCAGTGGTATTCACAGTTTCCAAGTGGCAACATTACCTAATGATACACCCATTTATAATAAAGACAGACCAACAGAGTTTGAAATATCTGCTCGAGCACAAGTTATCGACACCATTTCAACAAAAATGGCTGTCCAAGCTTGCTGGTTTCGACTATGTGGTAGAACACAAGAGGGGCAAGGAAAATATTATGGCTGATGCTCTCTCTCGAGTCCCTGGAGCACAGCTGTTGGCATTAGCTGTATCTTTGATCGACTCTAGTCTTTTAACTGAGCTTCAGGATCATTGAAAGGCAGATGCAACCATGAGCAAAATAATTCAAGAACTAGCAAATAACCCCGGGTCTCATTCAAAGTTCACGTGGGATAATACAGTGCTGAGACGGAAGGGTAAGATCATGGTAGGTCAAAATGAAGCCTTGCAGAAACAAATCTTGAAATATATGCACAGTTCTCACACAGGAGGTCATTCGGGTGTGCAAGCTACCCTCAAAAGAGTGCAACCCCTGTTTTATTAGAAGAGCATGAAAAATACAGTCAAAGAATTTATTAAAAGCTGCGTGATGTGTCAAAGGTGCAAGTATGATCAGTGAGCTTATCTGGGACTTCTCCAACCGTTGCCTATTCCTGAATCAATATGGGAAGATATCTCTATAGATTTCATAGAAGGACTACCTAGATCCCAGGGTAGAGAGGTTGTGATGGTGGTGGTTGATCGGTTGAGCAAATACGCTCACTTCATAGCCCTTTCCCATCCGTTTTTAGCCCTAACAGTAGCTCAGAGTTACTTGGATAATGTTTACAAGCTGCATGGTTGGCCGAAGACAATTGTGTCAGATTGTGACAAGGTGTTTATCGGCAAGTTTTGGGCAGAATTCATGATGTTGCAAGGGGTTAAACTTCAGTTATCTACAGCATACCATCCCCAGACCGATGGTCAGACAGAGGTTCTCAACCGCTATTTAGAGACATACTTGCGTTGCATGTGTCATGAATCACCTCGTACATGGGTTAAGTGGTTGCCTCTGGCAGAGTTTTGGTACAACTCAACACTCCACACTGCTACACAAAAGACGCCATTTGAAGTTGTGTATGGACAACCACCCCCAACCCACCAGCCCTATATAGCAGGGACAAGTACTATAGAGGTGGTAGATCGAAGCCTACAAGCCAGAGAGGATACATTAGCTAGGCTTAAATAGAATCCGCAAAAGGCTCAAAACCGTATGAAACAACAAGCCGATCGTAAGCGCTCTGACATGCAGTTTGTAGTGGGGGATTGGGTGTACCTCAAACTACACCCATATCGTCAGTATTCTGTGGTGAATAGGGAGAACCAGGAGCTGGAGATGAGATACCATGCTCTTTACTTGATTCTAAAGAGGGTGGGAGAGGTAGCTTACACTCTGCAGTTACCACCGTCATAAAAAATACATCCTACTTTCCATGTATCTCTACTCAAGAAACATCATGGGCCGGCTCCGAAGAGCATCGATACTACTCTTCCTGAGAACTATGACCCAGCTGAAATAGCTCCAATACGTATACCTGCAACGGTATAAGAGGTTCGAACAATCAAAAGACCGAATGCGACACAGGTCCAGTGGCTGGTTCATTGGTCACACTCACCAGTCGAAGAATCTACTTGGAAGGATGCTCAGTTAATCATGTTTCCCCACTTTGATCCTTGGGGTCAAGGATCCTCTGAACATGGGAGCATTGTTATGTTACAAAAATTGGAGGTTGAAATGGGCAAGACAGCAGAACAAACAATGTACAAAAGCATGCAAGGTGACCAAATTACAGAAGGGAGTAGTGGGATAGCTGGACCAATAGGAATCCACAAGAAGGAAGGACCCAGGACCACTAGCTCAGAGTGACCAGATCAACCATCATGCATTTACATTTCATGAGCATTTCACATTTATTCCGTAGTCATTTCATGTACTAGAGAGTGGTATTTATTCTAGTTTGTTTGTCATAAAGAGTATGCTATTTTGATGTAACAAACTCCAGCCTTATCTCCAAATTTGTAACCCATAATATCCTTATTAGAATTTCCTTTCTTGTTGGATAATTCTTGAAGCTATTCTATCAGTCTTCATCTTATCAAGATCAGATTATGTTATCGTTAATTActatcttgtttttgaatacaACCACAACAGCTTCATCTTATTCATGAATTATAAATCATTCTCCGACTACATGAAGTATAATATACTCAGAATTAACCAAAAATAGGATGTCCTTCTAAGACCATTTATAAAGCAAAGTAAATCCAGCCAAATACCTAAAGTATTAGAAGGTTAGGAAAATAAGTAAAACATGAAATTTCAGGCTTGATACCAAGATAGGTGTAAATAGATATGCTAAAACTTACGAGAAACTTATTTTATGGGTAAATGTTGATTATGAGATTAAGACCTTACATTAACTATATAAAGTCCAGCTCAACTGGATAAGAACTCAAGAATGTCTCATCTAGCTTCAAGGCTTTTATGTACCTAATCCCTTGTACCTGCAAATCTTTAAAAAAGAAAGCATGTAAACACCTAGGAAACTGAATAATCTTCAATACCAATACAGTTTTATGAAACTTGACACCAAGATAGCATGAACAAATATGTCTCTTGATATTGGACTGCTACATAAGACATGTGATATGATATGAGTTTAATTAGGGTCAAGTTATAGTATATTGCATTTTACATCTCAAATTTAGCTTGTAAAACTTGGAGCCAATACCTTAAAATCATGTAATTTGCATTCATATCTCAAGAAGTCTTTCAATTTGTATCCTTTTTATTAATTTGAGCCAAACATGTAGTTAAATGTTCTAGCTTTTGCCAGCAACATGTATCAAATTAACTAACATTCAAGTGGAGAGAAAATAGGGATAAAACTTTAACAAACATACCTATTATATTAATATATTGTATTTATGTGTGTGCGCGTATACCATATCAGTACTTGTACCAATTACACAAACACCATAACCTtaaaaaacacaaaaattaagATCTAAACATGAATCTAAATATTTGTCACATAGTCATTTATccaaaagcaaaaaaaaaaacaAAGCATTTATGTTTACCTGTTTGAATATAAagataaattattattttttaaatattttcatcGAATAAATAAATTGCATATATCAAAATCACAACAATATCAACATTAAGTTGGGGTGTCCAGCATCTCTCTATATCGAAACGTGGCGCTGGATGCTACACTATAAAGGTTATGGTTGTGCCTTCTCCACAAGTAGCTGCTTTTGGCATAGTGATAAGCGCGAGAATCCTAACATTGTGCCTTCTCCACAAGTAGCTGCTTTTGGCATAGTGATAAGCGTGAGGATCCTAAAAAGTGATATCAGAGCAGGTCACATGTTCGATTACCACTATCGTGCATATTTATGAGATTTATGCCAAAGGCATGCTGTGCAGCCATTGTCTCAGACGGGGACAACCATTTCTCATCCAGGAACTTGGTAATGCTGGCAGATGCTGGGGGAATTGTTGGGGTGTCTAACCTCTCCCTATATCGAAACGTGGCGCTGGCTGCTACACTATAAATGTTATAGTTGCGCCTTCTTCACAAGCAGCTGCTTTTGGCATAGTGGTAAGCGCTGAGATCCTAACACATTACAACAATACTAAAATATCCATCAAAGAGAACTATATATGCTTAAAAACGACATAAGGAGAAGAAGAATAAAGAAAAGGTACCCGTATAAAATTGAGAATCagctaaaatattaaaaaaagaaTTGAAATTAGATTAATTATAACATAGAAACAAATAAAATCTATTAAGAGTAGATAAAGTATCTTGAACAACactattgtgcaagacatgtgtaataactcccaaaattttgaactttttgtaacccttgtgaatagtgttttagctgaatgagaaaacttttcatgccacactatgtaggggttctgatatggatattctgagattttattagtactttatatgggatataagtgtatgtaaagatcgtcagaatccaaatccgaacactttgatttttcccggaaatccaatatatacggaaagaattgagtataaggtaacaggataaaaggatttaaattaaaggattgtaatagaggatcataaaaaggaatataatgtattgagaaagattaagggaacctaagtaataagatcccgggtatgatccctcaaacgataaacgaaaacgaaagttaagcgaactgtataacagatcagcggtcattaggcaaacaattaggaagttaatcaaagggattagagaggatgatgtcacccaaccaatgagaagaggacaaggaggggaggatgacatcatgaggatgacacaagcatgacatgggaaggaaggagatgtggtggctttttaaccacacaaaatcaagggcaactaggtaatttactaaaacaaacacaaaaatcaaaccaaccaagccaagcaaatcatttttcatcaaaatcaaaaagaaaccaaggcattgttcttcatgctctcggccaaaacagaaccagcacactaaaactgctgtatctccttcatttctcactcaaatattgtgttctatagctcattggaaaggtattgagatggcctacaactcttgttcacaagtctcgtccaaataatcatggtaagaccctcatttttacagttctttaaatcggacttttagaaacttcaaagcctaactttgtgttcttgatttctttggaaagatcaagcttgtaggaggctccctaaggcttcctagcaacttaacacctcccaaggaaggtataaacttcaaaccctagcctttactttatttgttagtaagcttaatggttggttttgtgaaatgagaagcatggattgtgattattagtagtttggtttgatttggaagtgttttggtaattgaagcttgattatagttcataggtcttgattgtggttgtttgagttgaaaaccttggagattatggactgatgtggtatggtttaggtaaagtttttttgtattgatggttatgagttggttggtgattaattggagtagtttaaacattggtaatcgcgtaaacatagccgtcgtaatatccgatttactttagactgcttttgttcataacatttggacccgagaacaccctgatatattttgaccattgccatgtttagatagttcatgttacgagcttcgttttgatatgtagttcgtttgattccgatgtacggtttaggagaaatgaccgtttcaagtaacggcgtttcgcgaacgaaacttttcccctcgctttactttgaaacataggttaaagaccaaaaagggttaattaatgtatgaaacatttatggtaagtgtgttaggcagttggtaagacactcgcgaaggaatcgccttaaaactcgtaaaggttaaattattaaaaatggtggagccgagggtacccgagtgacttaagcaaatcagtaagcgcaaaacaagcgttagagtctaagttagttaaagtatagatttacaagtgactttggtttaattccaacttacttgttgtttataggttaccagactcgttccgagctttttttcaccccaagtcgctcaggcaagttttctatccgttatactgttgttgtgatgtatatatgtatatgcattatcttgcgatagatgcatgttggttaattagcaaatgttgcgatatattgaagcatgctgatatggtatatatatgcatgcctgtttcgtattcttgccaaatatatctgttggtttagttgataatacctatgctagagaatagcagtaatttgcatatacccttagtatagggacccaaaggtgaaaacattttctaaaaccgggagtcgaggatcccgagtagattttatatatatatatatttatatatatatatgtttatagttttcaaaactattaatcgaataaggtttattcgataacttgattttattaatgaatattatcttgaatattcattcgaggacttatgactcctttatattatttattgaatattacttggatattcatttgaggatgtatgactcctttattttatttaatgaatattatttataatattcattcgagggcttatgactcagcttatttatttattgaatattatttcgaatattcatttgagggcttatgactcagcttattttatttattgaatattatttgaatattcatttgaggatctatgactccgattatttgttgagatatattctttattttattaaagaataaggtgtcgataatcaaactcacttttgattattcaaataaagatagtactttcgtataggtatatctttggttatttaatattcatttcaagtataagttttgaaacttctacttcaattatttttataaagattattctttatgggaatattatttaaataataatattcagatattttctaatatattgggactgatttaccttgttaaatcagcatcagtccaaacattcttaaaaatgttttgcgagtcttcaaaatgatttttaaaagttagagcggatcccaaaacttatttttatatttaagatcctcctttcgaaggggatttaaatactcgctcaaaacctgagggatccggctctgtggtgtgttttatattcgcaacaaggttgctgttttgataaatgaattgattacttacccaacactcgggaagtaaaattcttggaacaagttaatccattaacaggcatcgcctgggaaatatcggtgagttttcctttccaactagatacgactttttggtggagccgtatcaataagtttctacttggggaaagggggaacgagctttacgtttcagagtcatggatttcatctgaactaggagtggcgtaagtggtcgagtggcgccggcccagccttattatattggtccaaatggcctggaagttccgctaaggcggtccattccttaggagttcagtgttcggttgacaagtaaatccgacaggttctcctctacatgtagaaaatggtggggttgcactactacgactgatcatcgtaagtggtcttcctggcgcggaaaactcccgtaatgagttcatcatccaattggatatttctgcaacactacccagagcacttcgatagtaaggctacggttgggcgattgttgagtgttggcagggtcaagttttcaaaatgatgtttgcatcaaatgaagtatctcgtaacttcattttattttgatgatattttaaagatttaatctattcaaatctggtcttgtagtctcatctatgtgatgaactttggaaactaattataacttgaatggtggtagttcaagtagtatttggaaaagatataagtatattggagtatcttgtaacttcatcttttaaacttatatctagtaaatgattatcttatgcatgacgaagattttcagaaaaatgttgagacaaggttagatatatgagatcaccttgcaacgatatttttatacagttatacactggaactctgtgtgtattatgcatggaagaggacttccaatattttgaaaagtatatatgtatatatatactgaatattttgcgacttcatcgcattaagatatcatcttagttcatttcttttgaccaagaccttcatgagtactatgagaaggctcatatattgttaatcattatacatattattttggtgggcttgctgctcacccttgctttcttctttcatcacacaacatcagatagacaagatgaacatgaccaagctcccaattcgcgagcggataggaaacgttccgcagcttcctataggcgttgatgtcgctgtagctgaggtaggaactaccaataggctaggctttcaacttttgatgtatcagattatgtatatttatgaattgtaataatggcaaagaaatgtaaatttattcagaaacctgtttaaggtgtattggcatataattgtggaataaaacgacttgtgattatttttggatattcatct
This window contains:
- the LOC141674121 gene encoding uncharacterized protein LOC141674121; amino-acid sequence: MEEEVMGTKISLEAIEGVSTFQTMRVTGHVGKKELHILLDNGRTHNFIDVNKALKLQCKVDTITPMGGHSFDADVLLLPLIGSDMVLGVQWFSNLGPVLWDFSKLIMQFKHNGQKKDVIEELIQEMLKQGVIQPSNSPFAAPVVLVKKKVGSWIMCIDYRSLNKATVKDKFPIPIIDLKSGYRHIRLVLVGASQPPSNGSANNAAESPPCKLEEMLIWSNEGHYFSKTFAVETDVSAQGMGVVLLQEGHPIAYLSKHFSVKNALLSAYERELLAVVFTVSKWQHYLMIHPFIIKTDQQSLKYLLEHKLSTPFQQKWLSKLAGFDYVVEHKRGKENIMADALSRVPGAQLLALAVSLIDSSLLTELQDH